A single region of the Chromatiales bacterium genome encodes:
- a CDS encoding UDP-N-acetylmuramoyl-tripeptide--D-alanyl-D-alanine ligase → MSWLMLSDIAAMAGGELIGADTAVQGVSTDSRSLREGDLFIALRGPRFDAHDFVPDLEAAVAAMVEHLCDTVLPQVLVEDTRLALGRLARAWRARLSTTVVGLTGSNGKTTVKEMIAAILQECGSVHATRGNLNNDIGVPLTLLALRDTHDYAVIEMGANHAGEIAYLTAIAQPHVALITNAGPAHLEGFGSIEGVSRAKGEIFQGLPADGVAVINADDTYADYWRGLNTGRRILGFGAEQAADFTGSLAADGQLRMQTPEGELTLGFALKGRHNLLNALCAAAAASAAGAPLEAIRRGLAAMQPVSGRLQARAGRNGAALIDDSYNANPASMRAAIDVLAGRPGRRVFVMGDMGELGGDATAMHAAIGEYARAAGIERLHALGPLSGAAAEAFGANAEHHTDWRALAQAVADELAANVTVLVKGSRSMRMERVVALLEQQEPDMGKGHAV, encoded by the coding sequence CCGCAGCCTGCGCGAGGGCGACCTCTTCATCGCCCTGCGCGGCCCGCGTTTCGATGCCCACGACTTCGTGCCCGACCTGGAGGCGGCCGTCGCCGCCATGGTCGAGCACCTCTGCGACACGGTGCTGCCGCAGGTGCTGGTGGAAGACACCCGCCTGGCCCTCGGGCGCCTGGCCCGTGCCTGGCGCGCGCGGCTCTCCACCACGGTGGTGGGGCTCACCGGCAGCAACGGCAAGACCACGGTCAAGGAGATGATCGCCGCCATCCTGCAGGAATGCGGCAGCGTGCATGCCACCCGCGGCAACCTGAACAACGACATCGGCGTGCCCCTGACCCTGCTGGCCCTGCGCGATACGCACGACTACGCGGTGATCGAGATGGGGGCGAACCACGCGGGCGAGATCGCCTATCTCACGGCCATCGCCCAGCCGCACGTCGCGCTCATCACCAATGCCGGCCCGGCCCATCTCGAGGGCTTCGGCAGCATCGAGGGCGTGTCCCGCGCCAAGGGCGAGATCTTCCAGGGCCTGCCGGCCGACGGGGTGGCGGTGATCAATGCCGACGATACCTATGCCGACTACTGGCGCGGGCTCAACACGGGGCGTCGCATCCTGGGCTTCGGCGCCGAGCAGGCGGCCGACTTCACCGGCAGCCTGGCCGCCGACGGCCAGCTGCGGATGCAGACGCCGGAAGGCGAGCTCACGCTGGGCTTCGCCCTCAAGGGACGCCACAACCTGCTCAACGCCCTGTGTGCGGCCGCCGCGGCCAGCGCCGCGGGCGCACCCCTGGAGGCCATCCGTCGCGGACTGGCGGCCATGCAGCCGGTGAGCGGGCGTCTGCAGGCCCGCGCGGGCCGCAACGGCGCGGCGCTCATCGACGACAGCTACAACGCCAACCCCGCCTCCATGCGCGCCGCCATCGACGTGCTGGCCGGGCGCCCGGGCCGGCGGGTGTTCGTGATGGGCGACATGGGCGAGCTGGGTGGCGATGCGACGGCCATGCACGCGGCCATCGGCGAATATGCCCGCGCCGCCGGCATCGAGCGCCTGCATGCCCTGGGCCCGCTGAGCGGTGCCGCCGCCGAGGCCTTCGGCGCGAACGCCGAACACCACACCGACTGGCGGGCCCTGGCCCAGGCGGTGGCCGACGAGCTGGCGGCCAACGTGACCGTGCTGGTCAAGGGCTCGCGTTCCATGCGCATGGAACGGGTGGTCGCCTTACTCGAACAACAAGAACCGGACATGGGGAAGGGTCATGCTGTTTAG
- a CDS encoding phospho-N-acetylmuramoyl-pentapeptide-transferase, whose amino-acid sequence MLFSLFDALSEYYSGFRVFQYLTFRAILGVLTALVISFMVGPWMIHRLSRYKIGQQVRADGPQTHLTKAGTPTMGGALILVAVAISTLLWSDLANRFVWTVLIVTLLFGAVGFIDDYKKLRFGNSKGLSARAKYFWQSVFGLGAAFFLYFTAASPAETTLYVPVFKDVSWELGWLFVPLAYFVIVGSSNAVNLTDGLDGLAIMPTVLVAGALGIFAYATGHVNFSQYLQIPYVAGVGETVVFCGALVGAGLGFLWFNAYPAQVFMGDVGALALGAALGLLAVMVRQELVLVIMGGVFVMETVSVILQVASFKLTGRRIFRMAPLHHHFELKGWPEPRVIVRFWIVTVILVLIGLATLKLR is encoded by the coding sequence ATGCTGTTTAGCCTGTTTGATGCCCTGAGCGAGTACTACAGCGGATTCCGGGTCTTCCAGTACCTGACCTTCCGCGCCATCCTCGGTGTACTCACCGCCCTGGTGATCTCCTTCATGGTCGGTCCCTGGATGATCCACCGCCTGAGCCGCTACAAGATCGGCCAGCAGGTGCGCGCCGACGGCCCGCAGACCCACCTGACCAAGGCTGGCACGCCGACCATGGGGGGCGCCCTGATCCTAGTGGCCGTGGCCATCTCCACGCTGCTCTGGTCGGATCTCGCCAACCGCTTCGTCTGGACGGTGCTCATCGTCACCCTGCTGTTTGGCGCCGTGGGCTTCATCGACGACTACAAGAAGCTGCGCTTCGGCAATTCGAAGGGCCTGTCGGCACGCGCCAAGTACTTCTGGCAGTCGGTATTCGGCCTCGGGGCGGCCTTCTTTCTCTACTTCACCGCGGCCTCGCCGGCCGAGACCACCCTCTACGTGCCGGTGTTCAAGGACGTGAGCTGGGAGCTCGGCTGGCTGTTCGTCCCGCTGGCCTATTTCGTCATCGTCGGCTCGAGCAACGCGGTCAACCTCACCGACGGGCTGGATGGCCTGGCCATCATGCCCACCGTGCTGGTGGCCGGGGCGCTCGGCATCTTCGCCTATGCCACCGGGCACGTGAATTTCTCCCAGTACCTGCAGATCCCCTATGTCGCCGGGGTCGGCGAGACCGTGGTGTTCTGCGGCGCACTGGTCGGCGCGGGGCTGGGTTTCCTCTGGTTCAACGCCTATCCCGCCCAGGTCTTCATGGGCGACGTCGGCGCGCTGGCGCTGGGCGCCGCGCTCGGCCTGCTGGCGGTGATGGTGCGCCAGGAACTGGTGCTGGTGATCATGGGCGGCGTGTTCGTCATGGAGACCGTCTCGGTGATCCTGCAGGTGGCCTCCTTCAAGCTCACCGGGCGGCGCATCTTCCGCATGGCGCCGCTGCACCACCACTTCGAACTCAAGGGCTGGCCCGAGCCCCGGGTGATCGTGCGCTTCTGGATCGTCACGGTCATCCTGGTGCTGATCGGGCTGGCCACGCTGAAACTGCGCTAG
- a CDS encoding UDP-N-acetylmuramoyl-L-alanine--D-glutamate ligase, which translates to MTARPEQAATLIVGLGKSGLSVARFLARQGEAFAVADSRATPPGAAELATLCPACETAFGAFDAAYFARFRRLIVSPGVAVAEPAIVAARAAGAEVIGDIELFARAVTAPVIAITGSNGKSTVTTLVGEMAAAERRVAVGGNLGTPALDLLEGPAPDLYVLELSSFQLETTGSLAPAAATVLNLSADHLDRYDSIEAYAQAKARIYANAAVQVINRDDPVAAALATGDGRRVSFGLDAPADGQWGFAEIDGEGWLLRGTERVLREDDLRIRGRHNVANALAALALGEAAGLSQEAMCQVLRAFPGLPHRSQWVATVRGADWFNDSKGTNVGATLAALNGMTAPVVLLAGGLGKDQDFTPLRPALAEKGRALVLFGRDAGLLAQAVGDAVPVVRVDSLEAAVAAAADRVEPGDVVLLSPACASFDMFTGYEERGQRFVALVNALGGEA; encoded by the coding sequence ATGACGGCAAGACCGGAACAGGCGGCCACCCTGATCGTCGGGCTCGGCAAGAGCGGCCTGTCGGTGGCGCGCTTCCTCGCCCGCCAGGGCGAGGCCTTCGCCGTGGCCGACAGTCGCGCCACGCCGCCGGGTGCGGCCGAACTCGCCACCCTGTGCCCCGCCTGCGAGACGGCCTTCGGGGCCTTCGATGCGGCCTATTTCGCGCGTTTCCGTCGGCTGATCGTGAGCCCGGGGGTGGCCGTGGCCGAGCCGGCCATCGTCGCCGCGCGCGCGGCCGGGGCCGAGGTCATCGGCGACATCGAACTCTTCGCCCGCGCCGTGACCGCCCCGGTGATCGCCATCACCGGTTCCAACGGCAAGAGCACCGTCACCACCCTGGTGGGCGAGATGGCCGCGGCCGAGCGGCGCGTCGCCGTGGGCGGCAACCTCGGCACACCGGCGCTGGACCTCCTCGAGGGACCGGCGCCCGACCTGTACGTACTGGAGCTGTCGAGCTTCCAGCTCGAGACCACCGGGAGCCTGGCCCCGGCGGCCGCCACGGTGCTCAACCTGAGTGCGGACCACCTGGATCGCTACGACTCCATCGAGGCCTATGCACAGGCCAAGGCACGGATCTACGCCAACGCCGCCGTGCAGGTGATCAACCGTGACGACCCGGTGGCGGCGGCCCTGGCCACCGGCGACGGTCGGCGCGTGAGCTTCGGCCTGGACGCCCCGGCCGATGGACAGTGGGGCTTTGCCGAGATCGACGGCGAGGGCTGGCTGCTGCGCGGTACCGAGCGTGTACTGCGCGAGGACGACCTGCGCATCCGCGGGCGGCACAACGTGGCCAATGCCCTGGCGGCCCTGGCGCTCGGCGAGGCCGCGGGGCTCTCGCAGGAGGCCATGTGCCAGGTGCTGCGCGCGTTCCCGGGCCTGCCGCATCGCAGCCAGTGGGTGGCGACGGTACGCGGTGCCGACTGGTTCAACGACTCCAAGGGCACCAACGTGGGGGCCACCCTGGCCGCCCTCAACGGCATGACCGCGCCGGTGGTGCTGCTGGCCGGCGGCCTGGGCAAGGACCAGGACTTCACCCCGCTGCGCCCCGCGCTGGCGGAGAAGGGCCGGGCCCTGGTGCTGTTCGGCCGCGATGCCGGCCTCCTCGCGCAGGCCGTGGGCGATGCCGTGCCGGTGGTGCGCGTGGATTCGCTGGAGGCGGCCGTGGCCGCCGCGGCCGACCGGGTCGAGCCGGGCGACGTGGTGCTGCTGTCGCCGGCCTGCGCGAGTTTCGACATGTTCACGGGCTACGAGGAACGCGGTCAGCGCTTCGTCGCACTGGTGAACGCCCTGGGAGGTGAGGCATGA
- the ftsW gene encoding putative lipid II flippase FtsW: protein MSMLQASRTPQEKIAVKMRQHLDVGLVLVVATLLGLGLVMVTSASIGVAEKQTGNPLYFFERQLVFVLAGIAVAAAIYRVRLAHWELAGLALLLFTFVLLMLVLVPGIGKTVNGSTRWIPLGVINLQVSELAKLCFVIYVAGYLVRHGRDVRETFSGFMRPVIVLGLAAALMLMEPDFGAAAVLMATGLGMLFLGGVRLGQFGLLMAVVAGALAVLAVSSPYRLARLTTFLNPWADPFNSGFQLTQSLIAIGSGSWTGLGLGASIQKLFYLPEAHNDFLFAVLAEELGLIGVVVVVALYGYLIWRCFAIAAAAERCGHAFGAYIAYGVGIWIGLQAFINMGVNMGILPTKGLTLPLMSAGGSSMLVMCAAIGLLLRVHRETAQAGAQLAVYSSAAMRKPRPVRERRSLKEVA from the coding sequence ATGAGCATGCTGCAGGCCAGCCGCACCCCGCAGGAAAAGATCGCGGTGAAGATGCGTCAGCACCTGGACGTCGGGCTGGTGCTCGTGGTCGCCACCCTGCTGGGCCTGGGTCTGGTGATGGTCACCTCCGCCTCCATCGGTGTGGCGGAGAAGCAGACCGGCAACCCGCTGTATTTCTTCGAGCGCCAGCTGGTGTTCGTGCTGGCCGGCATCGCGGTGGCCGCCGCGATCTACCGGGTGCGCCTGGCCCACTGGGAGCTGGCGGGCCTTGCGCTGCTGCTCTTCACCTTCGTGCTGCTGATGCTGGTGCTGGTGCCGGGCATCGGCAAGACGGTGAACGGCAGCACGCGCTGGATCCCGCTCGGCGTGATCAACCTGCAGGTCTCCGAGCTCGCCAAGCTGTGTTTCGTGATCTATGTCGCCGGCTACCTGGTGCGCCACGGGCGCGACGTGCGCGAGACCTTCAGCGGCTTCATGCGCCCGGTGATCGTGCTGGGCCTGGCCGCCGCGCTCATGCTCATGGAGCCGGACTTCGGCGCCGCCGCCGTGCTCATGGCCACCGGCCTCGGCATGCTGTTCCTGGGCGGCGTACGCCTGGGGCAGTTCGGCCTGCTGATGGCCGTGGTGGCCGGCGCCCTGGCGGTGCTGGCCGTCTCCTCGCCCTATCGCCTGGCGCGCCTGACCACCTTCCTCAATCCCTGGGCGGACCCCTTCAACAGCGGCTTCCAGCTCACCCAGTCGCTGATCGCCATCGGCTCGGGTTCCTGGACCGGCCTCGGGCTGGGGGCCAGCATCCAGAAGCTCTTCTACCTGCCGGAGGCGCACAACGACTTCCTCTTCGCCGTGCTGGCCGAGGAGCTGGGCCTGATCGGCGTGGTCGTGGTGGTCGCGCTCTACGGCTACCTGATCTGGCGCTGTTTCGCCATCGCCGCCGCCGCCGAGCGCTGCGGCCATGCCTTCGGGGCCTACATCGCCTACGGCGTCGGCATCTGGATCGGTTTGCAGGCCTTCATCAACATGGGTGTGAACATGGGCATCCTGCCGACCAAGGGGCTGACCCTGCCGCTGATGAGCGCCGGGGGCAGCAGCATGCTGGTGATGTGCGCGGCCATCGGTCTGCTGCTGCGCGTTCATCGCGAGACGGCGCAGGCCGGGGCGCAGCTCGCGGTGTATTCCAGTGCCGCCATGCGCAAGCCCCGGCCGGTGCGCGAGCGCCGCAGTCTCAAGGAGGTGGCGTGA
- the murG gene encoding undecaprenyldiphospho-muramoylpentapeptide beta-N-acetylglucosaminyltransferase, which translates to MAGERPVMIAAGGTGGHVYPGLAVARELEARGIPVLWMGTRKGLEARVIPAAGIPMAWCTVSALRGKGVLTWLLAPFRLAYALVQAGLIVLRHRPRLVLGMGGFVSGPGGAMAALLGRPLVIHEQNAVAGLTNRILAHLARRVLLGFPDSFAASRKTVYTGNPVRADIAAIEHPELRLAGRRGQCLRVLVVGGSLGAQALNQALPEALARMDEHSRPQVWHQTGPRNLEETRAHYRQAGVEGRVDAYIEDMAEAYAWADVVVCRAGALTVAELAAVGVGAILVPFPFAVDDHQSANAHFLAHTGAAVLLPQASLTPERLAGELAALDGDRERVMGMAMAARAQARPEAVRHVADLCEAVMRGEAA; encoded by the coding sequence ATGGCCGGCGAGCGTCCCGTCATGATTGCGGCCGGCGGCACCGGTGGGCACGTCTACCCGGGGCTGGCCGTGGCGCGCGAGCTCGAGGCGCGCGGCATCCCGGTGCTGTGGATGGGTACCCGCAAGGGGCTCGAGGCGCGCGTGATCCCGGCGGCCGGCATTCCCATGGCCTGGTGCACGGTGAGCGCACTGCGTGGCAAGGGGGTGCTGACCTGGCTGCTGGCCCCCTTCCGACTCGCCTACGCGCTGGTGCAGGCCGGCCTCATCGTCCTGCGTCACCGCCCGCGGCTGGTGCTGGGCATGGGCGGCTTCGTCTCCGGCCCGGGCGGGGCCATGGCCGCGCTGCTCGGCCGCCCGCTGGTGATCCACGAACAGAACGCCGTGGCGGGGCTGACCAACCGCATCCTCGCCCACCTGGCGCGCCGCGTGCTGCTGGGCTTCCCGGACAGCTTCGCTGCCTCGCGCAAGACGGTCTACACCGGCAACCCGGTGCGGGCCGACATCGCCGCCATCGAACATCCCGAACTCCGGCTGGCCGGGCGCAGGGGCCAATGCCTGCGGGTGCTGGTGGTGGGCGGCAGCCTGGGCGCCCAGGCACTCAACCAGGCCCTGCCCGAGGCGCTGGCGCGGATGGATGAGCACAGTCGCCCGCAGGTCTGGCACCAGACCGGGCCGCGCAATCTCGAGGAGACGCGTGCGCACTACCGCCAGGCCGGTGTCGAGGGCCGGGTGGATGCCTACATCGAGGACATGGCCGAGGCCTATGCCTGGGCCGACGTGGTGGTCTGCCGCGCCGGGGCGCTGACCGTGGCCGAACTCGCCGCCGTGGGGGTGGGCGCGATCCTGGTGCCGTTCCCCTTCGCGGTGGACGACCACCAGAGCGCCAATGCCCACTTCCTGGCGCACACGGGCGCCGCCGTCCTGCTGCCGCAGGCCAGTCTGACGCCGGAGCGCCTGGCCGGCGAGCTTGCGGCCCTGGACGGTGACCGTGAACGGGTGATGGGCATGGCCATGGCCGCCCGTGCCCAGGCGCGTCCCGAGGCCGTCAGGCACGTGGCCGATCTCTGCGAGGCCGTGATGAGGGGGGAGGCCGCATGA